The following coding sequences lie in one Corynebacterium humireducens NBRC 106098 = DSM 45392 genomic window:
- a CDS encoding ester cyclase yields the protein MTDCQKNPALTSVFRIRDAINSRNLTGLEELFTEDFLDLTDPSGSPRGVEGYMKTLEHFARTLGMHVEEEAIIETPDRIIARVTEHGKGVASIHGEEAAGRPYTIDAVHIFHTRGDLIAAHWGLRNSLDMLVQLGLVEPPRGRK from the coding sequence ATGACCGACTGCCAGAAGAATCCGGCCCTGACCAGCGTCTTCCGTATCCGCGACGCCATCAACAGCCGCAACCTCACCGGACTCGAGGAACTGTTCACCGAGGACTTCCTCGATCTCACCGACCCCTCGGGCAGCCCCCGGGGCGTCGAGGGGTACATGAAGACCCTCGAGCACTTCGCCCGCACCCTCGGCATGCACGTCGAGGAGGAGGCGATCATCGAGACCCCCGACCGCATCATCGCCCGTGTCACGGAGCACGGCAAGGGCGTCGCCTCGATCCACGGCGAGGAGGCGGCCGGACGTCCCTACACCATCGACGCCGTCCACATCTTCCACACCCGCGGAGACCTCATCGCCGCCCACTGGGGGCTACGCAACAGCCTCGACATGCTCGTCCAGCTGGGACTGGTGGAGCCGCCGCGGGGCAGGAAGTAG
- a CDS encoding methyltransferase family protein, with translation MRIPPAGLFVLAAGAQLLHGRLSTPRLTLAAPLLAASGALGVAALGGFARAGTTFDPVRIDRASALVTDGVLAHTRNPMYLALAGALVAHALARGSWPGLLPVAGFVWAVDRGQVAAEEAVLRERFGPEYEAYARRVPRWIT, from the coding sequence ATGAGGATCCCACCCGCCGGACTGTTCGTCCTCGCCGCCGGCGCCCAACTGCTCCACGGCCGCTTGTCGACGCCCCGCCTCACCCTCGCCGCGCCCCTGCTCGCCGCCTCCGGGGCGCTCGGCGTCGCCGCGCTGGGCGGCTTCGCACGCGCGGGCACGACCTTCGACCCCGTGCGCATCGACCGCGCCTCGGCGCTGGTCACCGACGGCGTGCTCGCGCACACCCGCAACCCCATGTACCTGGCGCTCGCCGGGGCGCTCGTCGCGCACGCCCTCGCCCGCGGCTCCTGGCCGGGGCTGCTGCCGGTGGCCGGCTTCGTGTGGGCCGTCGACCGCGGGCAGGTGGCGGCGGAGGAGGCGGTGCTGCGGGAGAGGTTCGGCCCCGAGTACGAGGCCTACGCCCGGCGGGTCCCGCGCTGGATTACCTAG
- a CDS encoding O-acetyl-ADP-ribose deacetylase, with amino-acid sequence MKLRIEPGDITRVRADALVNAANSGLLGGGGVDGAIHRVGGPTILAECREIRARDLPDGLPAGQAVATGAGDLPARWVIHTVGPVWSATEDRSATLASCYRESLRLAVSLGARTVAFPAISAGVYGWPIDDAARIAVTTCREVGGVEEVIFVPFGEAAEAAFRAALDD; translated from the coding sequence ATGAAGCTGCGCATTGAACCAGGTGACATCACACGCGTGCGTGCCGACGCCCTCGTCAACGCCGCCAACTCCGGACTCCTCGGCGGCGGGGGCGTCGACGGCGCCATCCACCGCGTGGGCGGCCCGACGATCCTCGCCGAGTGCCGCGAGATCCGCGCCCGGGACCTGCCCGACGGACTGCCCGCCGGTCAGGCCGTGGCCACCGGGGCGGGGGACCTGCCCGCCCGCTGGGTGATCCACACGGTCGGGCCGGTGTGGTCCGCGACCGAGGACCGCTCCGCCACCCTCGCCTCCTGCTACCGGGAGTCACTGCGGCTCGCGGTGTCGCTGGGGGCCCGGACGGTCGCGTTCCCGGCGATCTCCGCCGGCGTGTACGGCTGGCCGATCGACGACGCCGCCCGCATCGCGGTGACCACCTGCCGGGAGGTGGGCGGTGTCGAGGAGGTCATCTTCGTCCCCTTCGGGGAGGCGGCGGAGGCGGCCTTCCGGGCGGCGCTGGACGATTAG
- a CDS encoding PIG-L deacetylase family protein, translated as MTTNVLPDLDWSAFRRVLIVVAHPDDAEYGLSCAVDMWTRAGVEVGYLLLTHGEAGIRHLDPAETGPLRAEEQRQACACVGVTDLTLLDHPDGQLMDSLELRRDIARHIRQFRPDTVITANFDLEAYGSYNQADHRVAGLMTVDAVRDADNPWIHRDLDLPAHKAQRLLVANAGDATHRVTVDEKAVEAGIESLSRHKVYFEALPDHPAPADFIPMMLEQPDGAQAVHFRVFDPI; from the coding sequence ATGACAACAAACGTGCTGCCTGACCTGGACTGGAGTGCTTTCCGACGCGTCCTCATCGTCGTCGCGCACCCCGACGACGCCGAGTACGGCCTCTCCTGCGCCGTCGACATGTGGACCCGCGCCGGGGTGGAGGTCGGCTACCTGCTGCTCACCCACGGCGAGGCCGGCATCCGTCACCTCGACCCCGCCGAGACCGGCCCCCTGCGCGCCGAGGAGCAGCGGCAGGCCTGCGCCTGCGTCGGCGTCACCGACCTCACCCTGCTGGACCACCCCGACGGCCAGCTCATGGACTCGCTGGAACTGCGCCGCGACATCGCCCGCCACATCCGGCAGTTCCGGCCGGACACCGTCATCACCGCCAACTTCGACCTCGAGGCCTACGGCTCCTACAACCAGGCCGACCACCGCGTCGCGGGTCTCATGACCGTCGACGCCGTCCGCGACGCCGACAACCCGTGGATCCACCGGGACCTGGACCTGCCGGCGCACAAGGCTCAGCGGCTGCTCGTCGCCAACGCCGGTGACGCCACCCACCGCGTCACCGTCGACGAGAAGGCCGTGGAGGCGGGCATCGAGTCGCTGAGCCGCCACAAGGTCTACTTCGAGGCACTGCCGGACCATCCGGCGCCCGCGGACTTCATCCCCATGATGCTGGAGCAGCCCGACGGCGCGCAGGCCGTGCACTTCCGGGTGTTCGACCCGATCTAG
- a CDS encoding protein-L-isoaspartate O-methyltransferase family protein: MDDRIREVMSRVDRADFLPLAARRHAPFDLPIAIGHGQTNSQPYTVAVMLRLLDVRPGHRVLDVGSGSGWTTALLHELLDGTGHLTAVEIVPELVEFGRSNLAAVGRDVTVHQATEGVFGLPDQGPFDRILVSAEADTLPQELIDQLRVGGVMVIPVAGTMLRVERINEDEAAVTEHGAFRFVPLLRWRGPVNSSGHHRE; the protein is encoded by the coding sequence ATGGACGACCGGATCAGAGAGGTGATGTCGCGCGTCGACCGTGCGGATTTCCTGCCGCTGGCGGCGCGTCGTCACGCCCCCTTCGACCTGCCCATCGCCATCGGCCACGGGCAGACCAACTCGCAGCCCTACACCGTGGCGGTCATGCTCCGGCTCCTCGACGTCCGCCCCGGCCACCGCGTCCTCGACGTCGGCTCCGGCTCCGGGTGGACGACCGCCCTGCTCCACGAGCTTCTCGACGGCACCGGGCACCTCACCGCCGTCGAGATCGTGCCCGAACTCGTGGAGTTCGGCCGGTCCAACCTCGCCGCGGTCGGCCGTGACGTCACGGTCCACCAGGCGACGGAGGGCGTGTTCGGGCTGCCCGACCAGGGCCCCTTCGACCGGATCCTCGTCTCCGCGGAGGCCGACACCCTGCCGCAGGAGCTCATCGACCAGCTGCGGGTCGGCGGGGTCATGGTCATCCCGGTGGCGGGCACGATGCTGCGGGTCGAGCGGATCAACGAGGACGAGGCCGCCGTCACCGAGCACGGGGCCTTCCGTTTCGTGCCGCTGCTGCGGTGGCGGGGCCCGGTGAACTCGTCCGGGCACCACCGGGAGTGA
- a CDS encoding amphi-Trp domain-containing protein, whose translation MKKPGKLLKSKATFTRDELANLLEDLAARVRDGELTLGQGKGQVSMDLPETFTVEMEVQNTGKRVLKRELELEIEWPIEADGTPLEGRDPRAGFTVN comes from the coding sequence ATGAAGAAGCCCGGTAAGCTGCTCAAGAGCAAGGCCACGTTCACCCGTGACGAGCTGGCCAACCTGCTGGAGGACCTGGCCGCCCGCGTCCGCGACGGCGAGCTCACCCTCGGGCAGGGCAAAGGACAGGTCTCCATGGACCTGCCCGAGACCTTCACCGTTGAGATGGAGGTCCAGAACACCGGCAAGCGTGTACTCAAGCGCGAACTCGAGCTGGAGATCGAATGGCCCATCGAGGCCGACGGCACCCCGCTCGAAGGCCGTGACCCACGCGCCGGCTTCACCGTCAACTGA
- the arfB gene encoding alternative ribosome rescue aminoacyl-tRNA hydrolase ArfB, with amino-acid sequence MDPLHLDPGPGIPHGLVIPGADLNEQFARSSGPGGQGVNTTDSKVQLSIDLATTSALTDAQRRRALRNLGPRLTGTVLQVQASGQRSQLRNRGEARRRLAALLREALAPPPPPRRATRPTRGSVRRRLAEKRRRSDLKATRRRPDRSGD; translated from the coding sequence ATGGACCCCCTGCACCTCGACCCCGGACCCGGCATCCCTCACGGCCTGGTGATTCCGGGGGCCGACCTCAACGAACAGTTCGCCCGCTCCTCCGGTCCGGGCGGGCAGGGGGTCAACACCACCGACAGCAAGGTGCAGCTGTCGATCGACCTCGCGACCACCTCCGCACTCACCGACGCGCAGCGGCGCCGTGCCCTGCGCAACCTCGGTCCCCGACTGACGGGCACGGTGCTGCAGGTACAGGCCTCCGGGCAGCGCTCGCAGCTGCGCAACCGCGGGGAGGCCCGTCGCCGCCTGGCGGCACTGCTCCGCGAGGCCCTCGCCCCACCGCCGCCCCCGCGCCGGGCGACGCGTCCCACGCGCGGTTCGGTACGGCGTCGCCTGGCGGAGAAGAGGCGCCGCTCCGACCTCAAGGCCACCCGCCGGAGGCCCGACCGGTCCGGGGACTGA